tttattattatcgTGGAATGTGATCGTGTGAGAGAgtgttatttcatgactttttTTCCAACGGAAGCTTTGGAATTAATCGGCttgttatattttatttttacctgttatgcatatttttattagtttagatATTTTAGGTTAATTAAGTACATGTTACGTGTTTAGCTGAAATTAACTCATTTGACCTTAAAATCAGACGATTGAGATTAAACTGGTAATCGGTTTTACAAGGTGTAGAGAGGTGTTTGAGAACATTGAACTACTAACCTTAGAAATGTagctttcaaactcttttttttttttttaaatttgaaagaTCTGGAATTGTCTAACTAAAGGGTTTTGATTCTtatttcaaaagtcaaaaattacTTTATAGGTGACTCAGTCCACCTAAACTTAATGTTGATGGtgattccaaattttttttttaaaaaaaccttTATTCTAGATTTTAGTGAGCTCAAATCTGTCACATTTGTCAATTCCATTGTAGGTCGtcctctttcatttttcttttctattttgcttttaaaaaatccaaaagaaattcattttttaaaaaaaagcttttcattttatttttaattttctttagaaaatgGGGCACAACATGCGTGAGTGGTGGTTAAGAAACTTTtttaaagtttggaaaaatgaTTACTTTGGacctttttatcttttgggTAGTAACTAATGTAATTCCTTAACCATTACTATCTACCAATTTAGTCCTTTATTTTTATCGAAAGtgataaatgtaaaatttttgaccaattttcatCAAAAGGCAAATTAATAGAGCAGTCACTTGTATTGTTAAAAAACAAGTGGAAGCGACCAGTTTGGTTCTTTAACTTTAAAGTCATAACGAATCTAGTTCATTAGTTTTAATGGCTAACCAATTTAGTGTATTACCTCATAGAAACTTGCAAACGTGGTATTTTAGGTACTAACTCAATTTAGAGGCACTTTAATTGTTTTCGTGACAATTGGTTTGAAAATAGTATTAAAAATGATGAAACATTCTAACTACTTTTTAAGAGTCACCATGATGGTGCGATATGTTTTacaatgagaaaaataataattttgatTCAAAATGATTTAACCTTTAAAAAGCTCAAATAAAGTTTTAAACATAAATTCAAGCACCTTGCTTGAAAATCATCGGAGGATGTTGATTAATTGTCATATTAGGCATCCCCTATTTTACACTTTTAGATATTCAGTACTTTTTATGACATTTTAACCACTTTAAGGCAAAATGCtttacctcttttttttttttttggtgttagTCACTTACACTCCTCCCTGGAATCACCTAACCCATCACTTCCTCCAGGCAAAATGCTTTATATTTAAGCTCAAATAGTGATTGCTAGGTGTGTTCaaggaacaaaaagaatcattgtgtctattctcaaatatttttttttcattgattAATAAACTGGAGTTGTATAAGttacttttaatttttatactAGAGCAGCACAAGAACTAGATAGTTCTCTTCTGCAATTTTATCTTCAAATCATGTCACCAGTAACTACCAATATACAGTGTTTCACGCTTTATAAGTTTGTTGTTATTAATCAATGTAAGTCCAGTTTATTTTTGGGttgggagggggggggggagacCTTTTGTGACTTTGCTCCTGTTAATGTCCTTGGTGCCTATGCTTAATGTTCTTGGTAGGTTGGGCTGGTTTCTTCTTAATGTCCTTGGTAGGTTGGTCTTGGTCACTCTCGATCTTCTTGATATTGTCCTTGGTGGGTTGATCTTGTGGTCTCTTGGTCTCTATTTTCCACTTAGCGGACAGTTGAAGCCTTGAAGACATTGATCACTGTGGGTCTTCTTAATTTCCTTAAACTTAGCCTGAATAGGCAAGAAACACAACCCATTCTTACCCAAAGATGTAGTAGTGTCCTTGAATAACCAAGTATGGAAGTGGTTACTCCTCTGAAATTTTGTGTTGTGTTGTGGTGGGGAATGAAGAGCAATTTTTAGAGTCTAGGTGTAGCTTCTTTGTTCTATTCTCCAGTTTATTATGGCAAAGGAGCTTCAGAATCAAGTATATGCACATATACTTATTAGGAGAAGAATGTGTTTTTGAGTATGTGGTATTCCAATTGTTATGTACTACAAACCAAAAGGCAAGAGGCAGCAGATGGAGATGGTGATGGTGATGGGGATGGGGATCATGAAATTAAAGAATAATATGTTCAAACTAGATACGGATAGAGATTTGTTTGTTGGTATGTAATGGAAGTACTATTTATCTATATACTTATTCAGCAGTTGAGATATTATAGAGGGTTTTTAATACTTCAAGATGTGCTATTTTCTAAGCTTATTgaattgttttcatttttaataaatttgattGACGTTATCTAATGATTATCTATTAGTTAAATTTAAATGCATAAATCACTATATAACACAAACACGGGATATAAATTCAAGTGTCTAAATCTCTATTTTATtctaaaatataaattaatttctAGTTGTTTGTAGGCAAGGACATAAAACTAGTGTTTTCTAACTGAGTTATGCTATTCCAGCATAACAAATCAATGATGGATTCTCTCAAATTCTCAATCATCATATTTAGAATTAGTAGTAAGATTTACACCAACTAACCTGTGTAATATAAATGTAACATATTAGTGTGTAACAAATATGAATTTACATATGtattaattaaatttaaaatatttcattgTTAAATATATATTGGGGTCTTAAAGGTTGGTTTTTCAAATGGTAAGATTGAAAAGTATTTGTTAAATTTGGAACGGTGACACTTATTTCAATgcatcaataaaatgaaaatacaaCATTAACAATTGGATGGAGGAAATGCATAAATTCAAATTGAAACAAACTAACGAATGAAAATCGGGCAGGCGGCAACAGCAGCAGCTGGGCAGCTAGCGGAATAGTTGCTGATCTCTCTTGTCAAGGGTCACTTCCATCGATCCATGTGTATCGCCGTATTCATTTGGAAAGTGCACCCATTCTATCCATTGCTCCTGCTTCTCAATCGGGACGAATATCACAATCGCCCCACCATCCCTCTGGGCTGGTGGCAGGATGATCCCCACATCCTTGGTGGAAGAGATGCCGTCGCTGGTGGCACTTGGCTCTGTTGTTCCAAGGATGGACGGCTGGCCTTTCTCACCAATGTACGGGAACTCGTCCACCCATCCTCTCCGCATCAACAGCCAAAGAGCCGGGGTTATCTTCCCCTTCGATTCCTTCAGGTACTCCTAACAATTGTCTTCCTTTTATCTCCCTGTGCAACTCCTCTCTTTGTACTTCCACCTGTTTGCTTTTTTGCCTGTATTTCTTCGGATTGTAGTTTATTTACAGAAAGCACTTTTCTTTCTACATAATAACATTGATTCTCATTTATTCATCCCCTTCCGATGaaattttgttgtatttttGTTGATTTAAGAAGAGTTCCTGCTTTCTCAGCCAAGTTGCTGGTTGCTTTATGTTCTCTCTTTCTCATTGTAGAGCAAGAAAAGTCCTGAAGAATTTGCTGATGAACTAGTTGAAGAAGCAACTCTCTATAATGGGTTTAACTTGATTGTTGCTGATCTTTGTTCAATGTCCATGCTGTACATAACCAACCGACCAAAAGGCAGCGGCATTATTGCTACACAAGTTTCACCTGGTATTCACGTCTTGTCTAATGCAAAGCTTGACAGCCCGTGGCCTAAGGTAGTTTGTATGATCTCAGATAGATGCTTGTTACTCTTGCTTCATTTTCTCCTACCCAAAGTTAAGGAGATACATCTTTACCAAATTTATAACTTTTCTGGAGCAAATTCTTCTCCACCTCAAGCCAATAGTACAagggtgtttttttttttcgaatttcGAATTGGATTATTCCCTGATTTCTTCAGCGAGGTCacaaaaaaagataaaacaCAGAAGCAGTAATATCTTTAAGGGCATTCTCTAATACGTAAAGTAAGCTTGGTTTGGGAACGAAGTATTGACTTGTGTTCCTGTCCAAGGAAAGTAGATGTAACACTTGCAAAGTATTCTGTGAACCAAATTTTTTGCTATCACtatatatatgttttattttgaaagagattTGGAAATAAAGAGATTGACGGGGAAAAGACAAAGCTTTTGAATGGTTTTAGAAATTTCAGGCAAAAAGGCAATGGAATAAGGAGATTTCCTTGGTGCGTTTTGTGTTCTACTTTTAGTCTTTTGGTTGTAGTTGTTTGCAATTTTCATGTGCATTGTCATTTCCGTAGTCTGTCAATCAAAGAACATTCTATTTTGCATGTTTATTTGGCTATAACATTATATCACTGCAGGCTCAAAGATTGGAGCAAAGCTTTAAGGATCTGATGGATAAATATGGAGGAGGAGAGATCCCCTTAAAAGAGATGTCTGAAAAATTAATGAATGACACAACTAAAGATGATGAAAGCAAATTACCTCAGATTTATCCCCCAGAGTGGGAATACCATTTGAGTTCCATATTTGTTGATGCTGATATGCCTACggtactctctctctctctctctctctctctcgttttGTCCACGCCTGCTTGTGTTCACGTGAATGACCCTTGAAATACATCTTTCTACGTAATAAGCATCTGTGAGATCATATGTATCTCAATGCACTCAAAGAATCATTAGTTTATTTTTCTATGCACAGGGACGTTATGGTACGAGAAGTACTTCCGCATTGGCTATGAGTACAAGTGGGAACATAACATATTTTGAAAAGCATCTTGATGCAGACTTGTGGAAGGAGCAGATCATCAGCTTCCAGATTAGGAGAGAAACAATGACATAGTGTCCTCTTTCAAGATAGTTTGAACTAAACAATGCTGTAACAAATATAGGTAAATCTACTTCACAATTCTTGTATCTACCGTACAATACTTGTGTTCATCCTGTTTCTGTTAATACTGTACAATACTTGTGTTCATCCTGTTTCTGTTATTCCATCCATATTCCGAACACGTGAATAAACCTTTCAGTTGATATGCGCTGTTTGAAGATTGTTTAGGGATGAACTAACTTGAAGCATATGAAGGATTTTAGCACTTTGTCAGCACCAGCGTGCTTTTAAGTAATTGGTTTTAAAGAGGCTGCAGTTTCAGTAGTAGTAACATCCGTAGCTGGTGCCCCACTGACCGCAAGTTTTCAAGAAGCAAGTTGGCTGAGGTGCATAACTTAAATTCAGCATGACTTGTGTTCTAATGCTATATCtgctctattttcttttcttaagtTCACATTCCATGAACGGAAGGACCATTAGTGCTACATCTGCTCTTCTTTGTCTTTTCTTGAATCTTGAGTGCACATTTCATGAATGGAAGGACCTCTGTATTTGGAGGAAGACAGTAAGACAGATTTGCCATAGCTAAAAGAAAGAAGCAGGTGAATAGAGAAATACTTTCACTACTTCCTCTCAGTTATAGCAAGTAAAAGATCGAGTCAATTGCGATGGAAAACAGTATAGATGAATAAAACACAGACGAGGATCTCCACCTGCTATTACTAGTAGTTCTTGATATCTGGATGGTTCTCAATGCTAATGCTGCACATTTGATGCCGGTGCAATCGCAACAGCAGAACAAAAAGCCTTTCAGGCGGGGTGACCAAAGTGCAAGTGCCAAAATTGCAGCAGCAGCGCATTTGATGcattcttgttttcttgttctTGTATTTACTCCACAGTTCTGAGAAAGCATATACGTAATCAGAATGAGCTAATGTATGCAAGTATATGTATCTATTCATTAGGATGGCTTGTTTTCAAGTTTGTAAAATTTGTCATGGAATATCTGATTAGCAAAGAGTAAGAGGCGGCTCTCAATGCTGAAATTTGGCATGTTGGACAGTAGAGGTTGTTCTTACAACATAGTAGCTAGGCTTGATTATGAGATTAAACTCGTTTTAACCAATGTAGTTCCTTAACTATTATCACTTTAATCAATCTAGTCGTTTATTTTCATCGAAAGTGATAAATGtaaattttttgccaaaatattAAGGAGAATTAATAGAGCACCCACATGAATCACTCTGAACTGTTAAAAAACAAGTGAAAGCGatcaatttgtttatttatctTTAAAGTCATAACCAATTTGGTTCATTAGTTGTAATGGCAGACCAAATTAATGTATTCACTTGTATGAACTTGCTAACTTGGTATTTTTAAGTACTGACTGAATTTAGAGGCACTTCAACGGTTTTCGTGCcaattggtttggaaaaatatttttaaaaaataaaatattctaACTACTTTATAAAAACTCTCAGTAGTGTGCAACCTATTTTacaatgagaaaaataataattttaatccaaaatAGTTTAACCTTTAAAAAACTCAAATAATGTATTATACATAAATTCAAGCACTTTGATTGAAAATTGTCAAAGCATTTTGGTTAATTGTCAAATTACGTATCTCAAATATTATGCTTTTGGATCATTTGACAATTTAACTAATTTAAGGCAAAATGTTTACCTTTAAGCTCAAATATTGATTGCCAAGTGTCTTCAAGGTACAAAAAGAATCATTGTATCCATCCTAAAGAATTGTTGGTAAATTTTAGGGGTTGGATAGATtacttttaatatttttgctaGAGCAGCACAAaaactagattttttttttttttttgcaattttatcTTCAAATCATGTCACTAGTAACTTGTTTTGAGTATTTATGAATTTACGCAAGTTATTATTAGAAAAGTAagaatctatatctatataaatttgagaagggatttttagcaACAAGCCTTTACAATCCTTCCCACTCTCAACTCTATTTTTATAGTATtttacatttaatttatttCGTAAAAAATATCATGGGCACATTACACCCCACGTTTTCCCCAAACAAGAAATTAACTCCAACTAAACACTCCCACGTTCCCTTAAACAAGAAGTTAATTCCAACTAACTCTCCTCACACATCTTCCCACTACAATTAAACCTCTTCCAATCCAATTCCATTATAAGATTGAGCAAGATCTTTTTCCACTTGCTGTTGGTATCCTTATTAGCCCACGCGTGTCAGATGGTCGTCATGCCACTACTGATTCCCATAAAGGTAATTcaatttattttcactttattttatttaatttttatagtttatCAATCAATATAGCACATTGTGCAAGACCGTCACTTTATACTATTCGAGCAAGCAAATTGTATGTCAATTATTACTTGGATTTTGCTCAATACCTACACAGTtggtaagttttacaaataccaaaatattaaattattaataatatttcaTACTCTTGCGAatatatatttgaaaaatttgcaGGTTTGAGAATGATAAATGTGCTCAGAAATTAGTGACGTGGTTGCGGTCATGCAGTTTTATAATGTCCCAAGCATTGTTGATATCAAATGCTAAGAGAATATGAATATCTGAATATACAGTTATATCTACGGTACAATTCCTCtcaattaattaactaatgaaCAAGTATCTACATGTAGTTTCGAATTAATAATTGTAATCTATACATTCTTTGGATTGTTTTAGATTAAATATTTTCGGATACTTGCTTACATTCAAAGTATCAACATAGACAATATGTTCCATGAGTTATGCAAAAATTGTGGACAACCATGTCAATCTCATTTTGCAAAAATGATGTGTATCCATTGTAATGACGTAGTTGACACTATTGTCAGgtaattattttcatatattttgaattttaatataattttttacATCATACATCACAATTTCTTCTTAACAGATACAATGTTAACATAGAAGTTAGAGATTTCAGTGGTAACCTATACCTCGCTCTTCAAGACAGGCATGCACGATTCATGTTTCGTTGTGATACTTTTTATCTTAGAGATTTAAAAACAAAGGTATAcattatttatatgtatatatttttatacaATATTATTTACAAACTGTCTAAAACAAAAGATAATTTTGAATTATGTATGCTTTTAATTGTCAGGAAAATGGAGGTGCATTGTTCGACCAACGCATTAATTCATGCAAAAATCGTGCATTCTCATTTATAGTATGAACTCCACAAAAAtcaacagaattaattaaacccCCAATACTGGCGATCATACTCAAAATTGATTGGTGTGAAGAATGTTCACGCCTTCGtagaagattatcaaatcgaaggcaaaatgtttgtaagtatttcatttatttatcaAATTAAATATTCAATTATATTTAATTGGACCCTTATGTCGCTCAATTTATGATatatatttctattttttttcaggatCCAACCTTCATCAAAGTGATAGTTTATAAATAATGGAGATGTTTTTATCATATATTGaattattattacaaaatttcatttttttaaatatacttTCATGTGCCTGTGATTAtaatattttactatttttaaattcttctatagattgtaatttttttcaaaaatgcaatctactgtGCGTAGCACTGGTATTTATACTAGTAGCTAGATAACAAACTGTGAGATTTGTGGCTGAAACTTAAATAGGGTTCGCATAAATTGATGGTAAAGTACATAAACTCATATGTGGAAATCAACTATCAAAACTAATAACAACCCTTTTCATTTACTAGGCTGTGAACTAAAGTTCAAATTCAGCTTAGTgcctgtttgataacataaaaaagtacTGAACTGAATTCATTCAGATATTAAGAGGTTTTgggtgtttgataaataaaaatttacctgctgaacttattaagtggtgctgaatttgtatatattttttttagcaCAAGAATcgtaactgaatgcttaatttgataagaatcaagagatttacttcaactactttatcttatctaccaaatctatccctgtttgttaattacattcaaaatccttatctaattaaacaacctaatattctctattcaaaatccttatctaattaaacaaaacAATTTGATATTCTCTATTCAAACAAtcatttctaaattttttaggtCGAATTTATATGTTATATGAATTATTGGATTGTAATGTTTCTTTTAATGTTTTGCATaatatatttcttcttttatattaatttgatttaaaaataaatattgtctttttcatacctaacaattttaaactaattaaatcataagttttatttcctttttgaattaaaagatagaagggcaaaattgtacaatttagcttattaagcattaagttatgaatatttatcaaacagtataaatagattcagcattaagattcagacattcatatatctcttttcagtgcttaaaattcagcaaattaattatttcagtattcagtattcagaattcagaattcagaattcagaattcagattcagtgtTATCAAACGGAGCCTTAGTTGATGAATACACCAACTATCAATGAttacgaaaaaagaaaaaggaaaatgttttaaaactctataaacacaaaaacaaaataaaaagtatataaaacaaacatgaCAAAATGCCActaggtttgtttggataccaaattttttcaaataacatTTTCACTTACATCATAAACATTTTTTGCAAtctatctttttatattttcaaccacctttttatctcacatatatcaaatcataaaaaatattacattaattatttcaaataatattttaaataatactttACAATATATGGCAGAAAATGACAAATTGACAAAATGCCACCCGCCCGCAACTCTAGTCGAAATGAGTATATGGCAGAAAATTTTGGGGAGCAAAATTGGGACTAAGCCCACCATTGCCTGGCAGCAAACAAGCACGCGTAaagctatgttttcagaaccggaccggatagcgactcggccgaggtcaggggtcaggggtcaatgggttcgaccgggggtcgataggggtcgaaccggatgacgtcataaataaaaattatttaaaaattaaaatattatatatataatatt
This portion of the Coffea eugenioides isolate CCC68of chromosome 11, Ceug_1.0, whole genome shotgun sequence genome encodes:
- the LOC113754490 gene encoding transport and Golgi organization 2 homolog, producing MCIAVFIWKVHPFYPLLLLLNRDEYHNRPTIPLGWWQDDPHILGGRDAVAGGTWLCCSKDGRLAFLTNVRELVHPSSPHQQPKSRGYLPLRFLQSKKSPEEFADELVEEATLYNGFNLIVADLCSMSMLYITNRPKGSGIIATQVSPGIHVLSNAKLDSPWPKAQRLEQSFKDLMDKYGGGEIPLKEMSEKLMNDTTKDDESKLPQIYPPEWEYHLSSIFVDADMPTGRYGTRSTSALAMSTSGNITYFEKHLDADLWKEQIISFQIRRETMT